The stretch of DNA NNNNNNNNNNNNNNNNNNNNNNNNNNNNNNNNNNNNNNNNNNNNNNNNNNNNNNNNNNNNNNNNNNNNNNNNNNNNNNNNNNNNNNNNNNNNNNNNNNNNNNNNNNNNNNNNNNNNNNNNNNNNNNNNNNNNNNNNNNNNNNNNNNNNNNNNNNNNNNNNNNNNNaaaaaaaaaaaaaaaaaaaaaaaaaaaaaaaacttctgaatATCCTCATTTCTGTTATTGGAGctgatgttttctttctttctttcttaagaaTAGACAAGTGAGAAACTGTGAAGGaggatttaaacaaaaaaattataaaggaTAAACTTGCCCCCATcctgaaattaaatttttcttttactaccaAATGCAGGTATACCGTTGGAAATTGAATCAtataattctaaaaattaaatttactctTAAATCTGAAAAATCCTAAATCAAGACTGCTTTGCACCATGTGACTTGAAATGTTCATCGAGAGCAGCTGGGTCTGCATACATGGTACCACAGCACTCGTACTTCACTGCTTTGACAGGGTGATGtgtctttaaatgtttattaaggttgctgctgctgataaaaGTTTTGAAGCAATAGTCACACTTGTgaggtttctcacctgtgtgtatGCGACGGTGCATTTTAACGCTGTAGTTGCATGTGAAAATTTTGTCGCACAAGTCGCATGGAAAAGCTCTTTCCCGTGTATGAAGCCGCATGTGCCTAGTTCGGTTGTAGGGGTTATTAAATGTCTTGTCACAATGTGTGCATTTGAGCATCccttctcctgtatgaatacgccgATGTTTTGAGAATGCTGATTGATCACTGAATGCCTTGCCACAATATTCACAAGTGTGTGGCTTCTCCCCAGTGTGCGTACGAATATGACGTAACAAATCACATTTCTGCATGAAGGCCTTGCTACACAGTGTGCACTTAAATAACTTTTCTCCTACATGAAACATCATGTGTTTGTCGGCATTGGCCTTATCTGTGAAAGTTTTGTTGCAATAGTTACAAGAAAATGGCTTCTCATCAAGATGTATGCGGAGATGTTTCGCCAACTGACCAGAACCGGCACTGAAAGACTTACCACACAGTTCACATTGATATGGTCGCTCTCCTGAATGTACTCTTAGATGTTTTTTCAAGTCCCCTTTGCGAATGTAATTTTTCTCACAGTAACGACATTGGTAGGGTCTTTTTCCATCATGTGTAACACGATGTGATTCAAGCTCTGAGGTACTAAGGAATTGTTCCTGACAATAGTCACAAGTGTAAAGAGTTAAGCCACTATGATGTAATAGTGTATGTTGGTAATAGTCAGACAAAAATGTAAAAGTTTTTGTACATTGTTCACACTTGAAGCATTTACGTCGTTTGTGTGCACTCATATGTGATTGAAGGTTGCTctcatatttaaatgttttgcgACACAATCTGCATTTAATATCGGAGTTTGTCCCTTCAGGAGTGGACGAAGCACTGACATTGTTTACAGTATCAACACTGACTGTTGTTGTGGAAGAATCAACACTGGTACCATTTGACAATGAAGGTGTTGAAGTCACAGCAACGTTGTTATCTAACACGTTAGTTGCACTGTATTCATTCTCAAGTTCAAGGACAGATTCATAGAATTCCATTTCAAGGTCCTTTTCTCCTGGATTTGGCAGCTGCTCTCCATGTCCTTTTTGATTGCTGTCGACTGCAGGCCTCATCCCACTGTCTGCACTCAGATTGGGCACGTTAACAATAACAGCTTTGtggctgctactactgctgctactagaAGGATGGACATTTGATGTGGAGCTAATTATACTGCCAGAGCTAGTTCCACTGCCACTTGGTCGATCTATAGACATCACAGTTTTTGCTCCATTATTGCAGTTGTCAGTGATATTTTGGCTGAGATTGACCACACAATCTACACTGCGTTCAGATGCAGTTAGGTTActatcactactgctgctgccgttaCCAACACCACTACTTGCAGCACACTCACTATTACCCGTTTTGGAGAAGCTGTCCAAGTTTTCATTAAAACTCAAGTTAAGGACATTGGCAAATCGACTACTTGGACCTGGAGCAACAAGAGCACCAGTATTTGAATTTGGTGTAGCATCACTAGTGCTAGGACCCacactgctgctgttattgctactgctgctactactactggcaccacaaccattacaattattattactagaaCTCTCTATTGGAATGGCATTACCTATATTACcagtcttctttttcttattaggTTCTTCATTGAGAGTTCGAAGAAAATCTGAGACACCCTTAAAATCATCTAATTTGATGATATTTATAGGGTACATGTCAACCCGCGAaaagttataattattttctgaagtgttactgctgctgctgttattgctgtggCATATTTTAAGGTTATAtgtgctattgctgctgctattattgtatttattaagtCTATGTTCAAACCCATTTGGAAATGATGCTGTGTTGTGACTATGGCTGACATCCATTTCACGCATCCTTAAACTGTCAACACAGTCTGACTTTGAAGTTGAACACACACTAGCAGCTTCTGGGCGTGTTGCTTTCCTGAAATCATTACCGTTTCCTGCTTGATCTTTCATACCCATTTGATGATCTTCCCTTTCCAAAAATCCACTACAGCCAGGCTTATCATATTTGTTTAGAGAAGAATGACAATTCTGAGGAATACTAATATGCTTCATATGGACTTTTTGGTTTTCCAAACTCCCTGCCATTTTATTTGGCAGTGTGGTTGGTATATCCCGAGAATATTTCACACTACTGCTATTGTTAATTCTAGCTGGATGGCTCTTGAGCCATTTGGAAACCAATTCATTACAACAAACTGGTTTTGACCGATCGTTCTCCACACAGACTTTGTTGAGGGGCTCCATATAATTATCAAGATTTTCAATACTGTTAGGGTTTTTTAATATTCCAATATTAACAGGGTTCTCAACAATTCCAATATTTATTTGATTCTCAAGTCCTTGCTCAATGAGCGCAACATCAACAGGATTTTGAACAATCCCAATATCCACAGATCGATTGGCTAGTCTTTTCTTAAAGGGAATATCAGAAATACACTGACGATGACATATATCACTAGGGCCACTTCCATCAGGCATTTTTTTCCTAACCTCCAATGGTGTTAAAGAGTCACTGTTAAAATCTCCATGATGATGACTATTTTTATTAGTTCCCATACTCGTTGGTATAGGCATACTACATGGGTCTACGTGAGATGTTGATGGCAGTGACACTGGTTTCCTTTTCCATTCTTTTGAAGAATCACTGTTCTCATATATACTATAGGAACTTTTTGACTGACCAATATCTTTACGATGACTGTCTCTGTTGCTGGAACTATGACGGACCATGTCAGTTGAAAGGGTTGATAAAAAGTCTGATTTTGGTGGGGGGTAACAGTGTAAATATGATGCTGTCTGACCACGATGAAGGGGCACTGTTGAGGGGGCGGAATGATGTGGAGCAGGTTCTTCATTGGTCTCCAGAGTAACTGGCAGTTCTGAGAGCCTTAACTGTGACAACTGATAATTTCCAGGATCATTAATTCTACTCGATGTACCTTGTGGCCGGCTACAACTTGGCTCTATATCGATGTTTCTCATAATTCTCTGTTTTTTGTCTTCAACAGAAAATAAACTAGACATTTCCAATCTGTACTCAGAGAGTGTGAAGAAAAAGGATGGAATATCTAAGAACGTATGTATTTGATAAATCACACAGGACTTGAAAGCATGAAAATGCGTCTAAAGTTTTACTCTGAGTATATTAGTAGAGTAACTTTCCACTTTGTGAGTACAGTAAGTAAAGGCATGAGTTGAGTAATATATGGAATAGGTGCCAAAAATGGAGAAGTAGGTGTGTACAGAGAACAGATAGCAGCTGAAGTCAAGATATGGCTTAGATATATCAGAAATTACTTCTTAACAGGCTAGCAACCATATCAAAGGACTATACCATAGTTGAGAAGAATGGTTAACTGGTATTCTGTTGTTAGAACAGGCAGTGGATACTCTTCAAGGAAAGACTCTAACAGGGTATGAAATATCAGCATTTGTTCGATATACACCCATATGGTCAGAAACGGGAATCTGAAATgaatttcaaagaagaaaaattaatatcaaataaaaatgaaaaactacatttataaattttaaataaaaaccaACATTTGAGGTTCAAATTAGAAAATTTTGATGGGTGAAAAATCCTCAGGTAGGCTTGATattcttttttcaaaaaattctcTAATTCAGTCAAGAATTAAGATATAAAACACATCACACTGATCAGTGATGAGTCTTTCAAAAAGTTAAAGCCTCATTAGCAAGCTTAGATTTACATTCTCCTTATCTATTTGTCCTTCAATGAAGGCAGAGAGGTTCTGAGCTTAAAATACTGAACACAGAATGATTAAATTCAAAACTTGTAGGCATTGTTCCATGTATTTGAGTTCGCTACATTATTTCAACCAGTTACAGAATATTTATCTGAACAACAGTGGTCATCTGAAGTAAATGCCTGTGTATGcagtttattttaaatgttgaGTGACTGGTGCATACAAAAGGTAAGCAAATGATACTTTATAAGTCTTAAGTTACTGACATATAAAAGTTAACAAGAATTGAAAATCATTTCAACTGTAGTGGTTGTTTGATTATATTGAGTTAACTGTGTTAGATAAAATAGCTTCCTAAATTTGTGCATACCAATATTTGCTTTATCTTTTGCTAGCTTCTACACTTGTGCATAGGAAACAACTGACTGAAACATTACAGTAATTGTAATAGTAAAAGCTGTTGTTCCAATTCAGAGCAACAAGGAAAACATTTTTGACAACAGAATCACTTGGAAATTTtcgattttatttactctatgtcACCATCCCACATATAAGTTTACTTTACTGGCAACAGGATATACAGTTGAAATATGCTGTAGCCATTATGAGAGAGATTCTCAGAGTGCAAAAATGTG from Octopus bimaculoides isolate UCB-OBI-ISO-001 chromosome 14, ASM119413v2, whole genome shotgun sequence encodes:
- the LOC106874076 gene encoding uncharacterized protein LOC106874076, which gives rise to MSSLFSVEDKKQRIMRNIDIEPSCSRPQGTSSRINDPGNYQLSQLRLSELPVTLETNEEPAPHHSAPSTVPLHRGQTASYLHCYPPPKSDFLSTLSTDMVRHSSSNRDSHRKDIGQSKSSYSIYENSDSSKEWKRKPVSLPSTSHVDPCSMPIPTSMGTNKNSHHHGDFNSDSLTPLEVRKKMPDGSGPSDICHRQCISDIPFKKRLANRSVDIGIVQNPVDVALIEQGLENQINIGIVENPVNIGILKNPNSIENLDNYMEPLNKVCVENDRSKPVCCNELVSKWLKSHPARINNSSSVKYSRDIPTTLPNKMAGSLENQKVHMKHISIPQNCHSSLNKYDKPGCSGFLEREDHQMGMKDQAGNGNDFRKATRPEAASVCSTSKSDCVDSLRMREMDVSHSHNTASFPNGFEHRLNKYNNSSSNSTYNLKICHSNNSSSSNTSENNYNFSRVDMYPINIIKLDDFKGVSDFLRTLNEEPNKKKKTGNIGNAIPIESSSNNNCNGCGASSSSSSSNNSSSVGPSTSDATPNSNTGALVAPGPSSRFANVLNLSFNENLDSFSKTGNSECAASSGVGNGSSSSDSNLTASERSVDCVVNLSQNITDNCNNGAKTVMSIDRPSGSGTSSGSIISSTSNVHPSSSSSSSSHKAVIVNVPNLSADSGMRPAVDSNQKGHGEQLPNPGEKDLEMEFYESVLELENEYSATNVLDNNVAVTSTPSLSNGTSVDSSTTTVSVDTVNNVSASSTPEGTNSDIKCRLCRKTFKYESNLQSHMSAHKRRKCFKCEQCTKTFTFLSDYYQHTLLHHSGLTLYTCDYCQEQFLSTSELESHRVTHDGKRPYQCRYCEKNYIRKGDLKKHLRVHSGERPYQCELCGKSFSAGSGQLAKHLRIHLDEKPFSCNYCNKTFTDKANADKHMMFHVGEKLFKCTLCSKAFMQKCDLLRHIRTHTGEKPHTCEYCGKAFSDQSAFSKHRRIHTGEGMLKCTHCDKTFNNPYNRTRHMRLHTRERAFPCDLCDKIFTCNYSVKMHRRIHTGEKPHKCDYCFKTFISSSNLNKHLKTHHPVKAVKYECCGTMYADPAALDEHFKSHGAKQS